The following are encoded in a window of Alosa sapidissima isolate fAloSap1 chromosome 12, fAloSap1.pri, whole genome shotgun sequence genomic DNA:
- the glrx2 gene encoding glutaredoxin 2 isoform X1 — MLGRGCLSKLTWGVILRQRMGNLSSSTSGALSGTSCTRFVQDVVSHNCVVIFSKTSCPYCKMAKNVFNEIGATYKVIELDQHTDGRQLQEALAQMTGAKTVPRVFINGQCIGGGSDTKELHQQGKLRPLIEQCTQCCSSEGSGSGSSSG; from the exons ATGCTTGGGCGAGGATGCCTGTCCAAGCTTACATGGGGTGTTATTCTTAGACAAAG GATGGGGAATTTGTCATCGTCAACATCCGGAGCTCTGTCAGGCACATCATGTACTCGGTTTGTTCAG GATGTGGTGTCTCATAACTGTGTTGTCATATTCTCTAAAACATCTTGCCCATACTGCAAGATGGCCAAAAATGTGTTCAATGAAATAGGTGCGACATACAAAGTGATTGAATTGGATCAGCACACTGATGGTAGACAGCTCCAGGAGGCTTTGGCTCAAATGACAGGTGCAAAGACG GTTCCCCGAGTCTTTATCAATGGCCAGTGCATCGGCGGAGGCTCAGACACTAAGGAGCTGCACCAGCAGGGAAAGCTGCGGCCATTAATAGAACAGTGCACCCAGTGCTGTTCCTCAGAGGGCTCTGGCTCCGGCTCCAGCAGCGGGTAG
- the glrx2 gene encoding glutaredoxin 2 isoform X2 produces the protein MGNLSSSTSGALSGTSCTRFVQDVVSHNCVVIFSKTSCPYCKMAKNVFNEIGATYKVIELDQHTDGRQLQEALAQMTGAKTVPRVFINGQCIGGGSDTKELHQQGKLRPLIEQCTQCCSSEGSGSGSSSG, from the exons ATGGGGAATTTGTCATCGTCAACATCCGGAGCTCTGTCAGGCACATCATGTACTCGGTTTGTTCAG GATGTGGTGTCTCATAACTGTGTTGTCATATTCTCTAAAACATCTTGCCCATACTGCAAGATGGCCAAAAATGTGTTCAATGAAATAGGTGCGACATACAAAGTGATTGAATTGGATCAGCACACTGATGGTAGACAGCTCCAGGAGGCTTTGGCTCAAATGACAGGTGCAAAGACG GTTCCCCGAGTCTTTATCAATGGCCAGTGCATCGGCGGAGGCTCAGACACTAAGGAGCTGCACCAGCAGGGAAAGCTGCGGCCATTAATAGAACAGTGCACCCAGTGCTGTTCCTCAGAGGGCTCTGGCTCCGGCTCCAGCAGCGGGTAG
- the uchl5 gene encoding ubiquitin carboxyl-terminal hydrolase isozyme L5, translating into MAGSAGEWCLMESDPGVFTELIKGFGCKGAQVEEIWSMEPENFENLKPVHGLIFLFKWQPGEEPAGSIVQDSRLDHIFFAKQVINNACATQAIVSVLLNCTHQDVLLGDTLAEFKEFSLSFDAAMKGLALSNSEVIRQVHNGFARQQMFEFDAKSSAKDEDAFHFVSYVPVNGRLYELDGLREGPIDLGVCNQDDWINAVRPVIEKRIQKYSEGEIRFNLMAIVSDRKMIYERKITELQAQLTEEEPMDTDQSSNLFSSIQSEIAKYQLLIEEENQKLKRYKIENIRRKHNYLPFIMELLKTLAEYQQLIPLVEKAKEKQSAKKIQEAK; encoded by the exons ATGGCCGGAAGCGCTGGAGAATGGTGTTTGATGGAAAGTGACCCAGGGGTTTTCACAGAACTGATAAAAGGGTTTG GGTGTAAAGGTGCGCAAGTGGAGGAGATATGGAGTATGGAACCAGAAAATTTTGAGAATCTGAA ACCTGTTCATGGACTGATTTTCCTTTTCAAGTGGCAGCCTGGTGAGGAGCCAGCTGGCTCAATTGTTCAGGACTCAAGACTTGACCACATATTCTTTGCCAAACAG GTCATAAACAATGCCTGTGCAACCCAGGCAATTGTCAGTGTGCTATTAAATTGCACACACCAAGATGTACTGCTTGGAGACACATTGGCAGAGTTCAAAGAGTTCTCACTGAGCTTTGATGCTGCT ATGAAGGGCTTGGCTCTGAGCAATTCTGAAGTAATTCGTCAAGTCCACAATGGTTTTGCCAG ACAACAGATGTTTGAGTTTGATGCAAAGTCATCAGCAAAAGATGAAGATGCCTTCCATTTTGTGAGCTATGTCCCTGTCAACGGCAGACTCTATGAGCTGGATGGCCTCCGTGAGGGACCAATAGACCTTG GTGTATGTAATCAAGATGACTGGATTAATGCAGTGCGACCTGTCATTGAGAAAAGAATACAGAA GTACAGTGAAGGAGAAATCCGGTTCAACCTTATGGCCATAGTTTCAGATCGTAAGATGATCTACGAACGCAAGATCACAGAACTCCAGGCCCAGCTCACAGAG GAAGAACCCATGGACACTGACCAGAGCAGCAACCTGTTCAGCTCCATCCAGTCAGAGATCGCTAAGTACCAGCTCCTGATTGAAGAGGAGAACCAGAAACTGAAGAGATACAAA ATTGAAAACATCCGAAGGAAGCACAACTATTTGCCTTTCATTATGGAACTACTGAAGACACTGGCAGAGTATCAGCAGTTGATACCCTTGGTGGAAAAA GCGAAGGAAAAACAAAGTGCCAAAAAAATCCAAGAGGCAAAGTGA